The Lacticaseibacillus rhamnosus DNA window AAGCACGGCTTCTGCAAAATGAAATTGACGGATTTCTAGAATAAAGAGATCCGTCATGATGATTCCCGCCGCATTACGAATGGGGACATATTGGTAAAGACTGGTTTCAAAGCGAATGCGAGCAGCTTGTAAACCCGGCACCTGAATCTCCGTGCTCGGAATCAATGGTAAATCAATCAGCGTTAATTCACTTTGATCAGGAGCCAGTCTTGCTGCGGTTTGATTCATCGCCTTGGTAAGATCAGTGCTAACCATGTGCACAACCGCTTCATGGCGAGCAAGGAGGTTGGCCGCAGTATCTTTTGGCGCTTGGCGTTCGCGCAAAATCGCAACCGATAACAACGGCAACTGATTGGAAATCCCGGTTGTA harbors:
- a CDS encoding flavin reductase family protein; the encoded protein is MINLSASELSPHEQYKLLSGSIIPRPIAWITTQNTAGLINLAPFSFTTGISNQLPLLSVAILRERQAPKDTAANLLARHEAVVHMVSTDLTKAMNQTAARLAPDQSELTLIDLPLIPSTEIQVPGLQAARIRFETSLYQYVPIRNAAGIIMTDLFILEIRQFHFAEAVLDLPTLHVNPTALAPIARLAGPNYAELGRTFTLRRPK